From the genome of Aphanothece sacrum FPU1, one region includes:
- the alr gene encoding alanine racemase yields MLSQESTSNRITRSRYDYHLSEVIRQRAWVEIDLGALTHNIKQIKGLLSPKTGLMAVVKADAYGHGAIKVAQTALKAGASWLAIATLGEGIELREAGITAPILILGAINTPQEIEAIVHWQLQPTLCNPQQALIFSETLSELGENLSVHLKLDTGMSRLGTPWEQATEFVKLVQQLPHLNIASIYSHFATADDPDPTIMRLQHQRFETAIANLKTQGIQPPYLHLANSAATLTDPSLHYDLVRVGLAIYGLYPSPHLRSEVSLKSVLQVKTKITQIKTIPPGTGVSYGHKFISDNLMKIAVVGIGYADGVPRNLSNRMEVLIRGQRVRQIGAITMDQLMLDVTNIRHLQVGEVVTIIGKDGTEEITADDWANNLGTISWEILCGFKHRLPRVSVHSFKPNYNSSHLDPILTIDN; encoded by the coding sequence ATGTTAAGTCAAGAATCTACCTCAAACCGTATTACTCGAAGTCGTTACGATTATCATCTTTCTGAAGTTATTCGTCAACGTGCTTGGGTAGAGATTGATTTAGGGGCTTTAACCCACAATATTAAGCAAATTAAAGGGTTATTATCTCCTAAAACGGGTTTAATGGCTGTGGTAAAAGCGGACGCTTATGGCCATGGTGCTATTAAAGTAGCACAAACTGCTCTCAAAGCGGGGGCCAGTTGGTTGGCGATCGCTACTTTAGGAGAAGGAATTGAATTACGAGAGGCCGGAATTACAGCCCCCATCTTAATTTTAGGGGCTATTAATACACCTCAAGAAATTGAAGCTATTGTCCATTGGCAGTTACAACCCACTTTATGTAATCCTCAACAAGCGTTAATTTTCTCGGAAACCCTTTCGGAATTAGGGGAAAATTTATCAGTTCATCTGAAATTAGATACGGGAATGTCTCGGTTAGGAACTCCTTGGGAACAAGCGACAGAATTTGTTAAATTAGTTCAACAATTACCCCATCTTAATATTGCTAGTATTTATTCTCATTTTGCCACTGCTGATGATCCTGATCCCACTATTATGAGATTACAACATCAGCGTTTTGAAACCGCGATCGCTAACTTAAAAACTCAAGGAATTCAACCTCCTTATCTCCATTTAGCTAATTCAGCAGCAACTTTAACTGATCCTAGTTTACATTATGATTTAGTTCGAGTAGGATTAGCTATTTATGGACTCTATCCTTCTCCTCATTTACGTTCTGAAGTTTCTTTAAAATCAGTCTTACAAGTCAAAACAAAAATTACTCAAATTAAAACTATTCCTCCGGGAACAGGTGTTAGTTATGGACATAAATTTATTAGCGATAATTTGATGAAAATTGCTGTAGTTGGTATCGGTTATGCGGATGGAGTACCCCGTAATTTATCTAACCGAATGGAAGTATTAATTAGGGGGCAACGGGTTCGTCAAATTGGGGCCATTACAATGGATCAATTGATGTTAGATGTGACTAATATTCGTCATTTACAAGTGGGAGAAGTTGTTACTATTATTGGTAAAGATGGAACGGAAGAAATTACGGCTGATGACTGGGCTAATAATTTAGGAACCATTTCTTGGGAAATTCTTTGTGGATTTAAACATCGACTTCCTAGAGTAAGTGTTCATTCTTTTAAGCCTAATTATAACAGTTCTCATTTAGATCCAATATTAACAATTGATAATTAA
- a CDS encoding aromatic ring-hydroxylating dioxygenase subunit alpha — protein MTEFSWTKNWYPIFPLSYIDPSVPTSITILDKKLVIWRDKNDKWSVMDDQCPHKLAQLSKGTIKEDGTLMCRHHGWCFNGEGQCTTIPMLVGNEALETACNSLRSQVKIYPTQINQGLLWVWPDNSITPFEDSNNKQPATIPECGLDSNSTDWYMSEVPVGYTVSLESSFDPSHAQFLHEGIAGFSPEKTVPISRFETVGEISAETGFTLKHTGYNSVNQDMDAMRQFTPPCCNTTIYEYTNGAKFLFQLYFIPTKPGYCRYIGKVISNQNFSSNNILLNSLPKNLRTGFSHLFNYKLSDQNLSIMHSQEVIQSTLDQSWNKAYFLPSPADLGIITFRKWLDEFANNGPFSENHNNNKYQELTDEQLYDRWYRHTQYCPSCRSAVIFLDKLQKYGQILTMILVVITLIVILIPISIKWGIVSTILAIIIILLSNKIDDIRYLFMSSLPKKGLPIVNLYTDIKK, from the coding sequence ATGACTGAGTTTTCTTGGACAAAAAATTGGTATCCTATTTTTCCTTTAAGTTATATTGATCCTTCCGTTCCTACTTCCATAACTATTCTGGATAAAAAGTTAGTAATTTGGCGAGATAAAAATGATAAATGGAGTGTTATGGATGATCAATGTCCTCATAAATTAGCACAATTATCTAAGGGAACTATTAAAGAAGATGGAACCCTAATGTGTAGACATCATGGATGGTGTTTTAACGGGGAGGGACAATGTACAACTATTCCTATGTTAGTCGGAAATGAGGCTTTAGAAACTGCTTGTAATAGTTTAAGATCTCAGGTAAAAATTTATCCCACTCAAATTAATCAGGGACTTCTTTGGGTGTGGCCAGATAATAGTATCACTCCGTTTGAAGACTCTAATAATAAACAACCTGCAACCATTCCTGAATGTGGACTAGATAGTAATTCAACAGACTGGTATATGTCGGAAGTTCCTGTAGGTTATACTGTCTCATTAGAAAGTAGTTTTGATCCGTCTCATGCTCAATTTTTACATGAAGGAATTGCTGGTTTTTCTCCTGAGAAAACAGTCCCCATCAGTCGTTTTGAAACAGTTGGAGAAATATCCGCAGAAACTGGATTTACCCTAAAGCATACAGGTTATAATAGCGTTAATCAAGATATGGATGCAATGCGGCAATTTACGCCTCCTTGTTGTAATACGACTATATATGAGTATACTAATGGGGCAAAATTTTTATTTCAATTATACTTTATTCCCACAAAACCTGGATATTGTCGCTATATTGGTAAAGTAATTTCTAATCAGAATTTTAGTTCAAATAATATTTTATTAAACAGTTTACCCAAAAATTTACGGACAGGTTTTAGTCATTTATTTAACTATAAATTAAGCGATCAAAATTTATCGATCATGCACTCTCAAGAAGTTATTCAGTCAACTTTAGATCAATCTTGGAATAAAGCTTATTTTTTGCCTTCTCCGGCTGATCTTGGGATTATTACCTTTAGAAAATGGCTAGATGAATTTGCTAATAATGGCCCTTTTTCTGAAAATCATAATAATAACAAGTATCAAGAATTGACCGATGAACAATTATATGATAGATGGTATCGACACACTCAATATTGTCCGAGTTGTCGGAGTGCAGTTATCTTTCTAGATAAATTACAAAAATATGGTCAAATCTTAACTATGATTTTAGTGGTAATAACCCTTATTGTTATTTTGATACCTATTTCAATTAAATGGGGAATAGTCTCAACCATTTTAGCAATTATTATCATCTTATTATCTAATAAAATCGATGACATAAGATATCTTTTTATGAGTAGTTTGCCCAAAAAAGGATTACCCATTGTTAATCTTTATACTGACATAAAAAAATAA
- a CDS encoding TldD/PmbA family protein, which translates to MLNTQEISNSAQSIARELGITKYDIYGSSVDETSVEVDNGEPKQVQASNRSSVIVRVWNEQEMVGVTTTTDLDIQGLQLALKTAQEASLLGNKDNPPEFSPEAKEPLPNVSDEVVEPAPVPVLMETLIKAEKTLLEAHPAIMGVPYNGLSQEDIARFYLNSDGALRQETRSYASIYLYSRTEQEGKKPRGASAMKISHGLSDLDIDGCLKEVTEKTISHINYQSIPSGKYRVVFSPTAFLSLISAFSNLFNAQNILDKQSLSTPESLGTEIASPLLCLCDNALHPDNIGAETFDGEGTPTRPVDIIKNGILTGLLHSTGTAKRMNSKPTGHANIGSKVTVGSHFYHVFTSEENAPQYSLDESENVILIDRLQALHAGVNALQGSFSLPFDGWLVNKGELISIDAATVAGDYLELLKSIICVETEAEVTPRGVCPRVWVNELSVTGE; encoded by the coding sequence ATGCTTAACACCCAAGAAATTTCTAATTCTGCTCAATCTATTGCCCGTGAACTTGGCATTACTAAATATGATATTTATGGATCATCTGTTGATGAAACTAGCGTTGAAGTTGATAACGGTGAACCAAAACAAGTTCAAGCTTCTAATCGTTCTAGTGTAATTGTTCGAGTATGGAATGAGCAAGAAATGGTAGGAGTAACAACTACAACTGATTTAGATATTCAAGGTCTTCAATTAGCTTTAAAAACAGCCCAGGAAGCTAGTTTATTGGGTAATAAAGATAACCCTCCTGAGTTTAGTCCTGAAGCGAAAGAACCCCTTCCTAATGTCTCTGATGAAGTAGTTGAACCGGCCCCAGTTCCTGTTTTAATGGAGACTTTAATTAAGGCTGAAAAAACATTATTAGAAGCTCATCCCGCTATTATGGGAGTTCCTTATAATGGGTTATCTCAAGAAGATATTGCCCGTTTTTATCTTAATAGTGATGGAGCTTTACGACAAGAAACTCGTTCCTATGCTTCTATTTATTTGTATAGTCGCACTGAACAAGAAGGCAAAAAACCTCGTGGTGCAAGTGCGATGAAAATTAGTCATGGTTTATCAGATTTGGATATTGATGGCTGTTTAAAAGAAGTGACAGAAAAGACAATTAGTCATATTAATTATCAGTCTATTCCTTCTGGAAAATATAGAGTTGTTTTCTCACCAACTGCATTTTTAAGTCTCATTAGCGCGTTTTCTAATCTATTTAATGCTCAAAATATTTTAGATAAACAAAGTCTTTCAACTCCTGAGTCTTTGGGAACAGAAATTGCTTCTCCTTTACTTTGTCTTTGCGATAATGCTCTCCATCCTGATAATATCGGAGCAGAAACTTTTGATGGAGAAGGAACCCCAACTCGTCCGGTAGATATTATTAAAAATGGGATTCTTACAGGGTTATTACACAGTACAGGAACCGCTAAACGGATGAATTCTAAGCCTACTGGACACGCAAATATTGGGTCTAAGGTAACTGTAGGTTCTCATTTTTATCATGTTTTTACATCTGAAGAAAATGCGCCTCAATATAGTTTAGATGAATCTGAAAATGTTATCTTAATTGATCGTTTACAGGCACTTCATGCAGGGGTTAATGCGTTACAAGGCTCATTTTCCCTTCCCTTTGATGGTTGGTTAGTTAATAAGGGAGAATTAATTAGTATTGATGCGGCAACGGTTGCAGGAGATTATTTAGAGTTATTAAAATCAATTATTTGTGTCGAAACTGAAGCAGAAGTTACTCCTAGAGGTGTTTGTCCGAGAGTTTGGGTTAATGAATTATCCGTAACAGGAGAATAG
- a CDS encoding DUF1499 domain-containing protein, protein MSVTKDSSKPIKPRFLTIIILLGVVLLWLGVRVIFPDSPTLFVGTPPNNLGIIEGKLAVCPTTPNCVSSQSQEAEHSIAPFSYQGSTSDAIATLKKIINQQERSKIIAETDQYLYAQFTSKWMGFVDDVEFFLNPEKSIIDVRSASRLGESDLGVNRQRIEEIRQAFVDYYLN, encoded by the coding sequence ATGTCTGTAACTAAGGATTCATCAAAACCCATTAAACCCAGATTCCTGACGATAATTATTTTATTAGGGGTTGTCTTGCTTTGGTTGGGAGTTAGGGTTATTTTTCCTGATAGTCCTACCCTTTTTGTGGGGACACCCCCCAATAATTTGGGCATAATTGAGGGAAAATTGGCAGTTTGTCCCACTACTCCTAATTGTGTTAGTTCTCAAAGTCAAGAGGCAGAACATTCTATTGCACCTTTCTCTTATCAGGGTAGCACTTCTGATGCGATCGCAACTCTTAAAAAGATTATTAATCAGCAAGAAAGAAGTAAAATTATCGCTGAAACTGATCAGTATCTTTACGCTCAATTTACCAGTAAATGGATGGGTTTTGTAGACGATGTTGAGTTTTTTTTAAATCCTGAAAAATCTATTATTGATGTACGTTCAGCTTCCCGTTTAGGTGAGTCTGATTTAGGGGTAAATCGTCAAAGAATTGAAGAAATTCGTCAAGCTTTTGTAGATTATTACTTAAATTAG
- a CDS encoding class I SAM-dependent methyltransferase: MQFIIDTIQQSPEQAITFAEFMNLALYHPEHGYYSSGKVEIGSQGDFFTASSLGSDFAELLAEQFREMWEVMGYPITFTLVEIGAGSGYFAADILSYLQEKYHDFYSKINYIIVEKSPESIKKQRNLLTEFSNIIWQDWLDINYNSITGCIFSNELIDALPVHKIIIKEQQLKEIYVTVSEGKLQEVVKDISTPRLLDYFQLININLPSDDYPENYYSEVNLNALDWLTTVTNKLNRGYILTIDYGYTAQKYYHSQRYQGTLKCYYQHRHHDNLYVNIGEQDITAHVDFTALENQGKLLGLETVGLTQQGLFLMGLGLGDRLSELSNGQYSLTEIFQRRDALHQLIDPMGLGKFYVLIQSKRLTEQQKLKSLKGLKT, encoded by the coding sequence ATGCAGTTTATTATTGACACCATTCAACAAAGTCCTGAGCAAGCGATTACTTTTGCTGAATTCATGAATTTAGCTCTCTATCATCCTGAACATGGCTATTATTCCTCTGGAAAAGTTGAAATAGGTTCTCAGGGTGACTTTTTCACTGCTTCATCTTTAGGGTCAGATTTTGCTGAATTATTAGCAGAACAATTTAGAGAAATGTGGGAAGTTATGGGATATCCTATTACGTTTACTTTAGTAGAAATAGGGGCAGGATCAGGTTATTTCGCCGCAGATATTCTTAGCTATTTACAAGAAAAATATCATGATTTTTATTCTAAAATTAACTATATTATAGTTGAAAAATCACCTGAATCAATTAAAAAACAGAGAAATTTATTAACAGAATTTTCTAATATTATTTGGCAAGATTGGTTAGATATTAATTATAATTCAATTACTGGTTGTATTTTTAGTAATGAGTTAATTGATGCTTTACCAGTTCATAAAATTATTATTAAAGAGCAACAACTTAAAGAAATTTATGTCACTGTATCTGAAGGAAAACTTCAAGAAGTGGTCAAAGATATTTCAACTCCAAGATTACTAGATTATTTTCAATTAATTAATATTAATCTGCCTTCTGATGATTATCCAGAAAATTATTATAGTGAAGTTAACTTAAATGCGTTAGATTGGTTAACTACAGTCACTAATAAATTAAATCGGGGTTATATATTAACCATTGATTATGGTTATACTGCCCAGAAATATTATCATTCTCAACGATATCAAGGAACTTTAAAATGTTATTATCAACATCGTCATCATGATAACCTTTATGTTAATATTGGAGAGCAAGATATAACTGCTCATGTTGATTTTACAGCCCTAGAAAACCAAGGTAAACTATTAGGATTAGAAACAGTTGGATTAACACAACAAGGTTTATTTTTAATGGGATTAGGATTAGGCGATCGCTTATCAGAATTATCCAATGGCCAATATAGTTTAACAGAAATTTTTCAACGTCGAGATGCTCTACATCAATTAATTGATCCAATGGGTTTAGGAAAGTTTTATGTTTTGATTCAAAGTAAAAGATTAACTGAACAACAAAAACTAAAATCTCTCAAAGGATTAAAAACATAA
- a CDS encoding efflux RND transporter permease subunit: protein MLLSLANAFIKRPVLTTVCSIVIVLLGTISMAMLPLDKLPEIAPKKVAVTANYIGADAKTTEDNVTTVLEREINGTEQVRWIDSFTDNTGNVSVNVTFPTEMNRNTAQVLVQNRVSQAQSTLPSVVNQAGIRTNTQSPSLTLVYGFYAENGPNGKPIYDKTFIYNYVDRYISNEMKGLPGVGSVGLFGGANYAMRIWLEPDKLAARGLTALDVVAIINEQNFEVGIGRIGQQPAPPEQQFEFPLRVAGRFTNVEEAENMVVKVGEDGTLIRIGDVGRAELGMENYDTLVDVDGQPGVAFLIYQLPGSNALETAQAAKDKMAQLEPSFPPGLKVIVGLDNTLFVEEQHGPLGIFFRWFNRCFEFIRGGYRRFVTFLTHIKIIVMAIFIGGLIATWWIYTTMPSGFIPAEDQGYFFALTEAPPGVSLNYTYAIDQQTTKIVQNMENADQVLDHVINLTGFSFEGRNANKSLTFIKLRPWEERPGPQKSAFGIIQNLNRSFAQQISGARVFAANAPPVDGLSSFEGSEIFIQDRQLKGMNALIDNTQRVIAAANKRPEIGRTFTTFTFNSPLITMSIDREKAKAQNVDIQDILRTLQTYIGSNFVNQFVFEGRLYRVYAQAEAEDRDNPEDIGRLYVRSRDGTMVQLSNLVTPERTTYPPILTRFKTYPAIKLIASPAPGYSSGQVIKVMEEVANEVLQPGFGYEWTNTAAEEKTSGGAAPIVFGLAFVMVFLVLAAQYESYVDPTIILLTVPLAILGALGAIWLRVAFVQTAPFNPGNGIWPILNNDMYAQVALVMLIGLAAKNAILIVEFANQARALGMTIAQAAISAAEERLRPILMTAVSSLVGFAPLLSASSVGAVSRWSLGTAIFGGLALATVLSLVLVPILYIVIKNFEKYILEGGKKPPKPPGKSRRKSKKTFVTPVEKEEEVTPIFKASSQND from the coding sequence ATGTTACTTTCCCTTGCTAATGCTTTTATTAAACGACCCGTTTTAACTACCGTTTGTAGTATTGTGATTGTGCTACTGGGAACGATTTCTATGGCTATGTTGCCTTTGGATAAGTTACCGGAAATTGCCCCCAAAAAAGTGGCTGTAACGGCTAATTACATCGGTGCTGATGCTAAAACGACAGAAGACAACGTGACGACTGTTTTAGAACGAGAAATCAACGGAACTGAACAAGTAAGATGGATTGATTCCTTTACCGATAATACTGGCAATGTTTCGGTTAACGTGACGTTTCCGACGGAAATGAATCGTAATACGGCTCAAGTTTTAGTACAAAACCGAGTTTCCCAAGCTCAATCGACTTTACCTTCGGTAGTAAACCAAGCTGGAATCAGAACCAATACGCAGTCCCCCAGTTTAACCCTTGTTTATGGGTTTTATGCGGAAAATGGCCCCAATGGTAAACCCATTTATGACAAAACTTTTATTTATAATTACGTTGATCGCTACATCTCCAATGAGATGAAAGGTTTGCCAGGAGTAGGTTCTGTCGGACTGTTTGGGGGGGCAAATTATGCTATGAGAATTTGGCTTGAACCTGATAAATTAGCGGCTAGAGGACTCACCGCTTTAGATGTAGTTGCTATCATTAATGAACAGAATTTTGAGGTGGGAATCGGAAGAATTGGACAACAACCCGCGCCTCCTGAACAGCAATTTGAATTTCCCTTACGGGTTGCTGGACGATTTACTAACGTCGAAGAAGCAGAAAATATGGTGGTAAAAGTCGGAGAAGATGGTACTCTGATCCGCATTGGTGATGTGGGACGAGCCGAATTAGGCATGGAAAACTATGATACCTTAGTAGATGTAGATGGTCAGCCGGGTGTGGCTTTTTTAATCTATCAATTACCTGGAAGCAATGCTTTAGAAACGGCGCAAGCTGCTAAAGATAAAATGGCACAATTAGAACCCAGTTTTCCCCCTGGTTTAAAAGTAATTGTTGGCTTAGATAATACTCTATTTGTTGAAGAACAACATGGGCCATTAGGGATCTTTTTTCGTTGGTTTAACCGATGTTTTGAATTTATTCGAGGAGGTTATCGTCGTTTTGTCACCTTTCTTACCCACATTAAAATTATCGTTATGGCGATATTTATTGGGGGATTAATTGCTACTTGGTGGATATATACGACAATGCCATCAGGGTTTATTCCGGCTGAAGATCAAGGCTATTTTTTTGCTCTTACGGAAGCTCCTCCAGGGGTTTCTCTTAACTATACTTATGCCATTGATCAACAAACAACTAAAATTGTTCAAAACATGGAAAATGCTGATCAAGTTTTAGATCATGTGATTAACTTGACGGGATTTTCTTTTGAAGGAAGAAATGCGAATAAATCTCTGACTTTTATTAAGTTACGACCTTGGGAAGAACGCCCCGGCCCACAAAAATCAGCCTTTGGTATTATCCAAAATCTTAATCGATCCTTTGCTCAACAAATTTCTGGAGCCAGAGTTTTTGCTGCTAATGCGCCTCCAGTAGATGGTTTAAGTAGTTTTGAAGGTTCAGAAATCTTTATCCAAGATCGTCAATTAAAAGGCATGAATGCTTTAATTGATAATACTCAAAGGGTAATAGCCGCCGCTAATAAACGACCTGAAATTGGGCGAACTTTTACCACATTTACCTTTAATAGTCCCTTGATCACCATGTCTATTGATCGGGAAAAAGCCAAGGCCCAAAATGTTGACATTCAAGATATTTTAAGAACCTTACAAACCTATATTGGTTCAAATTTTGTCAATCAATTTGTCTTTGAAGGTCGTCTATATCGGGTTTATGCTCAAGCGGAAGCAGAAGATCGAGACAACCCTGAAGATATTGGTCGTTTGTATGTGCGATCGCGTGATGGGACTATGGTTCAATTAAGTAATTTAGTCACTCCCGAAAGAACTACCTATCCCCCAATTTTAACCCGTTTTAAGACCTATCCTGCCATTAAATTAATTGCTTCTCCTGCCCCTGGTTATAGTTCAGGACAGGTGATCAAAGTGATGGAAGAAGTCGCTAATGAGGTATTACAACCAGGATTTGGCTATGAATGGACTAATACGGCAGCAGAGGAAAAAACCTCTGGTGGTGCGGCCCCTATTGTTTTTGGTCTAGCATTTGTCATGGTATTTTTGGTTCTAGCTGCCCAGTATGAAAGCTATGTTGACCCCACAATCATTTTATTAACGGTTCCTTTGGCTATTTTGGGCGCATTAGGGGCCATTTGGTTACGGGTTGCTTTTGTACAAACTGCTCCGTTTAACCCAGGAAACGGCATCTGGCCCATTTTAAACAATGATATGTATGCTCAGGTCGCCTTGGTTATGTTAATTGGTTTAGCGGCGAAAAATGCGATTCTTATCGTTGAATTTGCTAACCAAGCTCGTGCTTTAGGAATGACTATTGCTCAAGCGGCTATTAGTGCTGCTGAAGAACGTTTACGACCTATTTTAATGACAGCAGTTTCGTCCTTAGTTGGGTTTGCTCCCCTATTAAGTGCGTCTAGTGTGGGAGCGGTTAGTCGTTGGTCTTTAGGAACTGCAATTTTTGGCGGGTTAGCATTAGCAACGGTGTTAAGTTTAGTTTTAGTTCCTATTCTTTATATTGTGATTAAAAACTTTGAAAAATATATCCTTGAAGGAGGTAAAAAACCGCCTAAACCTCCTGGAAAGAGTCGCAGAAAATCTAAAAAAACATTTGTCACTCCTGTTGAAAAAGAAGAAGAAGTAACCCCCATTTTTAAAGCTTCTTCTCAAAATGATTAG
- the psbA gene encoding photosystem II q(b) protein has protein sequence MTTTLQQRESVSVWEQFCQWVTSTNNRIYVGWFGTLMIPTLLTAATCFIIAFIAAPPVDIDGIREPVAGSLLYGNNIISGAVVPSSNAIGLHFYPIWEAASLDEWLYNGGPYQLVVFHFLIGIFCYMGRQWELSYRLGMRPWICVAYSAPVSAATAVFLIYPIGQGSFSDGMPLGISGTFNFMFVFQAEHNILMHPFHMLGVAGVFGGSLFSAMHGSLVTSSLVRETTEIESLNYGYKFGQEEETYNIVAAHGYFGRLIFQYASFNNSRALHFFLGAWPVIGIWFTAMGVSTMAFNLNGFNFNQSILDSQGRVIGTWADVLNRAGIGMEVMHERNAHNFPLDLASAEPISAPAING, from the coding sequence ATGACCACTACCTTACAACAACGCGAGAGCGTTTCCGTATGGGAACAGTTCTGTCAGTGGGTAACAAGCACCAACAACCGCATTTATGTAGGTTGGTTCGGTACTTTAATGATCCCCACCCTCTTAACTGCTGCCACTTGCTTCATCATCGCTTTCATCGCTGCTCCTCCCGTAGACATCGATGGTATCCGTGAACCAGTTGCTGGTTCTTTGCTTTATGGAAACAACATCATCTCTGGTGCAGTTGTTCCTTCTTCTAACGCTATCGGATTACATTTTTATCCTATTTGGGAAGCAGCTTCTCTTGATGAATGGCTCTACAACGGCGGCCCTTACCAATTAGTGGTTTTCCACTTCTTAATTGGTATTTTCTGCTACATGGGTCGTCAGTGGGAACTCTCCTACCGTTTAGGAATGCGTCCTTGGATTTGTGTCGCTTACAGCGCACCTGTATCTGCGGCAACTGCAGTATTCTTAATCTATCCCATCGGACAAGGTTCTTTCTCTGATGGTATGCCTTTAGGAATCTCTGGAACCTTCAACTTCATGTTCGTGTTCCAAGCTGAACACAACATTTTGATGCACCCCTTCCATATGTTGGGAGTTGCTGGTGTCTTTGGTGGTTCTTTGTTCTCCGCGATGCACGGTTCTTTAGTAACCTCTTCTTTAGTTCGTGAAACCACTGAAATCGAGTCTTTAAACTACGGTTACAAGTTTGGACAAGAAGAAGAAACCTACAACATTGTAGCTGCTCATGGTTACTTTGGCCGTTTAATCTTCCAATACGCTTCTTTTAACAACAGCCGCGCTTTACACTTCTTTTTAGGAGCATGGCCTGTCATCGGTATTTGGTTCACCGCAATGGGTGTGTCCACCATGGCTTTCAACCTCAACGGATTTAACTTCAACCAATCGATTTTAGACTCACAAGGTCGTGTAATCGGAACCTGGGCTGATGTATTAAACCGTGCTGGTATCGGGATGGAAGTAATGCACGAGCGCAACGCTCACAACTTCCCCTTAGATTTAGCTTCTGCTGAACCTATTTCTGCTCCCGCTATCAATGGTTAA